The Faecalibacter sp. LW9 genome has a segment encoding these proteins:
- a CDS encoding DUF493 domain-containing protein, protein MNINFQNINDGDHLNKEDFYVKFKERLDDVTSFPADYTFKFIYPTSEETMVKIKSIFDHSNPTFDYKASKNRKYTSISVQIYALDSDQVIQFYQEVATIPDVIML, encoded by the coding sequence ATGAATATCAATTTCCAGAATATTAATGATGGAGATCATTTAAATAAAGAAGATTTTTATGTAAAATTCAAAGAAAGATTAGATGATGTAACGTCTTTTCCTGCGGATTATACTTTCAAATTTATCTATCCTACAAGTGAAGAAACCATGGTAAAAATCAAATCGATTTTTGATCATTCCAATCCAACATTTGATTATAAAGCATCAAAAAATAGAAAATATACCTCTATCTCTGTGCAAATCTATGCATTAGATTCAGACCAAGTCATTCAATTTTACCAAGAGGTTGCTACTATACCCGATGTTATAATGTTATAA
- the asnB gene encoding asparagine synthase B: MCGILGIFGKNDLEVQHVQALSQRMSHRGPDMQDYQVNDSKTGIITHERLAIIDLHTGKQPIQGTTTAYVVHNGEIYNHIQLKKNELKEYIFRTTCDSEVIVKLYEKYGLDICNKLDGVFGFIIMDGDQYMVARDPIGIKPLYYGQDQKGAYYFASEMKVIEDQVEEVRAFPPGYYFTPTTGFVQYYKPDWQDVEACHDQLNLEHLREALIDATRKRLMSDVPLGVLLSGGLDSSLISSITARILKEEGKKLHSFSVGLDENAPDVIAAKEVATFIGTEHHTIQFSFEEGLAIIDQLIWHLETYDITSIRASTPMYIMSKYITDMGIKVVLSGEGSDEIFGGYLYFHNAPSDEEFQKETIRRVQLLSTADCLRADKSTMAWALEARVPFLDRHFLDVAMMIDPSFKRPNRSAGKMEKHILRLAFDDQENPWLPADILWRQKEQFSDGVGYSWIDQLVDYCADQITDEEMLQAETLFPINPPTTKEAMYMRKIFHAHFPSDTAAKTVKKWIPKWQENEDPSGRASTIHEQTTEVNKVAI; the protein is encoded by the coding sequence ATGTGCGGAATCTTAGGAATTTTTGGAAAAAACGATTTAGAAGTACAACATGTACAAGCATTAAGTCAACGAATGAGTCATCGTGGACCTGATATGCAAGATTATCAAGTCAACGATTCTAAAACAGGAATAATTACCCATGAGCGATTAGCCATCATCGACTTACATACAGGTAAACAACCCATACAAGGCACAACAACAGCCTACGTCGTGCACAATGGTGAAATTTATAACCATATCCAACTGAAAAAAAACGAATTAAAAGAATATATATTCAGAACAACGTGCGATAGCGAAGTCATCGTTAAATTATATGAAAAATATGGTTTAGACATTTGCAATAAATTAGATGGAGTTTTTGGATTTATTATCATGGATGGTGACCAATATATGGTTGCTCGAGATCCTATAGGAATTAAGCCTTTATACTATGGTCAAGATCAAAAAGGAGCCTATTATTTTGCATCAGAAATGAAAGTAATCGAAGATCAAGTCGAAGAAGTAAGAGCCTTCCCTCCAGGTTACTATTTTACGCCAACTACAGGATTTGTACAATATTACAAACCAGATTGGCAAGATGTAGAGGCTTGTCACGATCAATTGAATTTAGAGCATTTAAGAGAAGCTTTGATTGACGCTACGCGAAAACGTTTAATGAGCGATGTCCCATTAGGGGTATTACTCTCGGGTGGATTAGACAGTTCATTAATTTCTTCAATTACAGCACGTATATTAAAAGAAGAAGGGAAAAAATTACATTCATTCTCTGTTGGTTTAGATGAAAATGCTCCCGATGTAATCGCAGCCAAAGAAGTTGCTACATTTATTGGAACAGAACATCATACCATTCAATTTTCTTTTGAAGAAGGTCTTGCCATCATCGATCAATTGATATGGCATCTTGAAACGTACGACATTACTTCAATAAGGGCTTCTACTCCCATGTACATCATGTCGAAATATATTACAGACATGGGCATTAAAGTCGTACTATCAGGTGAAGGATCAGATGAAATTTTTGGAGGATATTTATATTTCCATAATGCTCCCAGTGATGAAGAATTCCAGAAAGAAACCATTCGAAGAGTACAATTATTAAGTACAGCAGATTGTCTACGCGCGGATAAATCGACCATGGCATGGGCATTAGAGGCACGTGTTCCTTTCTTGGATCGCCATTTCTTAGACGTCGCAATGATGATCGATCCGTCCTTTAAAAGACCAAACCGTTCAGCAGGAAAGATGGAAAAGCATATTCTTCGCCTTGCTTTTGATGACCAAGAAAATCCTTGGTTACCAGCAGATATCTTATGGCGTCAAAAAGAACAATTTTCAGATGGGGTTGGATACTCGTGGATTGATCAATTAGTGGATTATTGTGCCGATCAAATTACAGATGAAGAAATGTTACAAGCGGAAACATTATTTCCAATTAATCCGCCAACCACAAAAGAAGCCATGTATATGCGCAAAATTTTCCATGCACATTTCCCTTCGGATACAGCAGCAAAAACCGTTAAAAAATGGATACCAAAATGGCAAGAAAATGAAGATCCCTCAGGAAGAGCGTCAACGATTCATGAGCAGACAACTGAAGTAAATAAAGTTGCAATTTAA
- a CDS encoding deoxyhypusine synthase family protein, translating into MSKGPISQFIEHNYRHFNAAALVDAAKGYEQHLLEGGKMLISLGGAMSTAELGVSLAEMIRQDKVHIISCTGANLEEDVMNLVAHSHYKRIPNYRDLTPEQERELLDSHFNRVTDTCIPEEEAFRRLQQHLEDVWHAAEAKGERYLPHEFLYQVVNSGVLEQYYEIDPKDSWIVAAAEKNLPIVCPGWEDSTTGNIFAANVIKGNLKASTVKSGIEYMIYLTEWYRANSEGKGVGFFQIAGGISGDFPICVVPMMYQDLEWEDVPFWSYFCQISDSTTSYGSYSGAVPNEKITWGKLDVDTPKFMIESDATIVAPLVFAYILGQ; encoded by the coding sequence ATGAGCAAAGGACCAATTAGTCAATTTATTGAACATAATTATCGTCACTTTAACGCTGCAGCATTAGTTGACGCAGCTAAAGGATACGAGCAACATTTATTAGAAGGAGGAAAGATGTTAATCTCTTTAGGAGGTGCAATGTCTACAGCAGAGTTAGGTGTTTCTTTAGCTGAAATGATCCGTCAAGATAAAGTTCATATTATTTCTTGTACAGGTGCAAACTTAGAAGAAGATGTGATGAACTTAGTCGCTCACTCTCACTACAAAAGAATTCCAAACTATAGAGATTTAACACCAGAACAAGAGCGTGAATTATTAGATTCTCACTTCAACCGTGTTACAGATACTTGTATTCCAGAAGAAGAAGCTTTCCGTCGTTTACAACAACATTTGGAAGATGTTTGGCATGCAGCAGAAGCTAAAGGGGAAAGATATTTACCACACGAATTCTTATACCAAGTGGTAAACTCTGGAGTTTTAGAGCAATACTACGAAATCGATCCTAAAGATTCTTGGATTGTTGCGGCGGCAGAGAAAAACTTACCAATCGTTTGTCCAGGATGGGAAGATTCTACAACAGGTAATATTTTTGCAGCTAATGTAATTAAAGGAAACTTAAAAGCATCAACTGTAAAATCAGGTATTGAATATATGATTTACTTAACAGAATGGTACCGTGCTAATTCTGAAGGTAAAGGTGTTGGATTCTTCCAAATTGCAGGTGGTATCTCTGGAGATTTCCCAATTTGTGTTGTTCCAATGATGTACCAAGATTTAGAGTGGGAAGATGTTCCTTTCTGGTCTTACTTCTGTCAAATTTCTGACTCTACTACATCTTACGGTTCTTACTCAGGAGCTGTTCCAAATGAGAAAATCACTTGGGGTAAATTAGATGTAGATACACCAAAATTTATGATCGAATCTGATGCGACTATTGTAGCACCATTAGTATTTGCTTATATTTTAGGTCAATAA
- a CDS encoding AAA family ATPase, translating to MGKIIAVCNQKGGVGKTTTSVNLAASLGVLEKKVLLIDADPQANATSGLGFDLDEIECGTYEVLENQVPASEAIFETESPNLYLMPAHLDLVAAEIEIVDYENREYMLKTALAEIRDQFDYIVIDCAPSLGLITLNALTSADSVIIPIQCEYFALEGLGKLLNTVKGIQQHHNKELDIEGLLLTMYDSRLRLSNQVLDEVNNHFPQMVFKTIIARNVRLSEAPSFGETIIQYDAGSKGAENYLNLAREFLINNNDTV from the coding sequence ATGGGTAAAATAATTGCAGTATGTAATCAAAAAGGTGGCGTAGGTAAAACCACAACTTCGGTTAATCTTGCTGCTTCCTTAGGAGTTTTAGAAAAAAAAGTTTTATTGATCGATGCTGATCCACAAGCAAATGCGACATCAGGATTAGGTTTTGATTTAGATGAAATAGAATGCGGAACCTATGAGGTACTCGAAAATCAAGTACCTGCAAGTGAAGCTATTTTCGAAACGGAATCTCCCAACCTTTATTTAATGCCTGCGCATTTGGATCTAGTTGCGGCAGAAATTGAAATTGTCGATTACGAAAATCGAGAGTACATGTTAAAAACTGCTCTAGCAGAAATTCGCGACCAATTTGATTATATTGTTATTGATTGTGCACCATCATTAGGATTAATCACCCTAAATGCATTAACGTCGGCTGATTCAGTCATTATCCCAATTCAATGCGAATATTTTGCCTTGGAAGGTTTAGGGAAACTGTTAAATACGGTCAAAGGAATACAGCAGCACCATAACAAAGAATTAGACATCGAAGGTTTATTATTAACCATGTATGATTCACGTTTGCGCTTATCCAATCAAGTATTGGATGAAGTCAATAATCATTTCCCACAAATGGTATTCAAAACAATTATTGCACGTAATGTACGTTTGTCAGAAGCTCCTAGCTTTGGAGAAACAATTATTCAGTACGATGCGGGGAGTAAAGGTGCCGAAAATTACCTGAATTTAGCCCGTGAATTTTTAATTAATAACAACGATACCGTTTAA
- a CDS encoding ParB/RepB/Spo0J family partition protein codes for MAKPIKNNRLGRGLSALLKDEPTIQSATDAGAQKLVGNIIEIELDKIKANPWQPRTNFDKRNLEDLVTSIQALGVIQPITVRKKNDGTYELISGERRFRASLLAHKTTIPAYIRLANDQEMLEMALVENIQRQELDAIEIALSYQQLIEEIKLTQEELSKRVGKDRSSITNYLRLLKLDPIIQTGIRDGMISMGHGRALMAIEDIDVQFDIYERIVKDNLSVRETEKLIKAIKSGEQVDPKEKEKVELPSAYQTALDTFQKRLNTNVKIQRAKNGKGKIIIDFTSDEEFERLRSFLNEN; via the coding sequence ATGGCAAAACCAATCAAAAATAATCGTTTAGGACGTGGATTATCTGCTCTTTTAAAAGATGAACCAACCATACAATCTGCCACTGATGCTGGAGCACAGAAGTTAGTGGGAAATATTATTGAGATTGAATTAGATAAAATCAAAGCTAACCCTTGGCAACCAAGAACGAACTTTGATAAAAGAAATTTAGAAGATTTAGTTACTTCAATACAAGCATTAGGGGTTATACAGCCCATCACTGTACGCAAAAAGAACGACGGCACTTACGAATTAATTTCTGGTGAACGTCGTTTTCGTGCTTCATTATTGGCTCATAAAACCACTATTCCTGCATATATTCGCTTAGCGAACGACCAAGAGATGTTGGAAATGGCATTGGTGGAAAATATTCAACGCCAAGAATTAGATGCGATAGAAATTGCATTATCTTACCAACAATTGATTGAAGAAATCAAATTAACACAGGAAGAACTAAGTAAACGTGTAGGAAAAGACCGTTCTTCGATTACCAACTATTTACGATTATTAAAATTAGACCCTATTATACAAACTGGTATTCGCGATGGTATGATATCAATGGGACATGGTCGTGCATTAATGGCAATCGAAGATATTGATGTTCAATTTGATATTTACGAACGTATTGTAAAAGATAATTTATCCGTTCGAGAGACCGAAAAATTGATTAAAGCCATAAAATCAGGTGAACAAGTTGATCCTAAAGAAAAAGAAAAAGTTGAGTTACCATCGGCATATCAAACCGCTTTGGATACGTTCCAAAAACGTTTAAATACCAATGTAAAAATTCAACGTGCTAAGAATGGAAAGGGTAAAATCATTATTGATTTTACTTCGGATGAAGAATTTGAACGATTAAGAAGTTTTTTGAATGAAAACTAA
- a CDS encoding DUF5683 domain-containing protein, producing MKTKGLAIAFVLMAQLGFSQQITMDEAIIVDTIATKEKLNFEFIDKSPVRASLYSAILPGAGQIYNKKWWKAPIAWGLIGTGIGFTSYYNGLQNKFRSAYLAELDGRTHEYSGILNAEQLAVYQDEYKRNRDYAMALTILAYILNIVDATVDAHLFSIKNDPDFTFQPIVIQDQMSFQPAIGLNINFKF from the coding sequence ATGAAAACTAAAGGATTAGCAATCGCATTTGTTCTGATGGCTCAGTTGGGGTTTTCACAACAAATTACAATGGATGAAGCAATAATTGTAGACACCATTGCAACAAAAGAGAAATTAAATTTCGAATTTATAGATAAAAGCCCTGTTCGTGCATCTTTATACTCTGCTATATTACCAGGTGCGGGTCAAATCTATAATAAAAAATGGTGGAAGGCTCCAATCGCATGGGGACTTATAGGAACAGGTATTGGTTTTACATCGTACTACAACGGATTACAAAACAAATTTAGATCCGCTTATTTGGCTGAATTAGATGGTCGAACGCATGAATATTCTGGAATATTAAATGCAGAACAATTAGCGGTTTATCAAGATGAATACAAACGAAACCGTGATTATGCTATGGCCTTGACCATTCTTGCGTATATTTTAAATATCGTCGATGCTACAGTGGATGCACACTTATTTAGCATTAAAAATGATCCCGATTTTACATTTCAACCCATCGTAATTCAGGATCAAATGTCATTTCAACCTGCAATAGGTTTAAACATCAATTTTAAATTTTAA
- the dapB gene encoding 4-hydroxy-tetrahydrodipicolinate reductase, whose translation MKVGLIGYGKMGKAIEEILVERGHEVVLKISHTPTVEELKEVEVAIEFSRPEYAYDNLKVLLESGIQTICGTTGWLDKQGEINQMALANNTAFLYASNFSLGVNLFFELNQQLARMMNKYRNEYNIHLEEIHHTQKLDAPSGTAITIAEGIIDNSTYENWSMDQEGPSTISIEAKRIEDVPGTHIVQYTSAVDTIEISHTAHSRKGFALGAVIAAEWIWNRKGIYTMKDVLELN comes from the coding sequence ATGAAAGTAGGTTTAATTGGATATGGAAAAATGGGTAAAGCCATTGAAGAAATATTGGTAGAAAGAGGACATGAAGTCGTGTTGAAGATTTCTCATACTCCTACCGTTGAAGAATTAAAAGAAGTCGAAGTTGCCATCGAATTTTCTCGTCCTGAATATGCATACGACAATCTTAAAGTATTACTTGAGTCAGGTATTCAAACTATCTGTGGTACAACAGGTTGGCTAGATAAACAAGGAGAAATTAATCAAATGGCATTAGCCAATAATACTGCATTTTTATATGCTTCTAATTTTAGTTTGGGTGTAAATTTGTTTTTTGAATTAAATCAACAATTGGCCCGTATGATGAATAAATACAGAAATGAATACAATATTCATTTAGAAGAAATTCATCATACTCAAAAATTAGATGCTCCATCGGGTACAGCGATTACAATTGCGGAAGGTATTATTGATAACTCAACGTATGAAAATTGGTCTATGGATCAAGAAGGACCATCCACAATTTCGATCGAAGCAAAACGCATCGAAGATGTTCCAGGTACACATATTGTACAATATACAAGTGCTGTAGACACCATCGAAATTTCTCATACCGCCCATTCACGTAAAGGTTTTGCGCTTGGAGCAGTGATCGCTGCAGAATGGATTTGGAACAGAAAAGGGATCTACACCATGAAAGATGTTTTAGAACTTAATTAA
- the lepB gene encoding signal peptidase I, which translates to MSLIIYWIIGFILYNILFGAGTWKLFKNAGKPAWSAFIPFLNIWNGLQIIQRPKWWIILFYLPIVGTIFWLVLYVDLADSYGKIELKDKIIMVLTLGLYIFAINYQDHPKYLGPEKRTSTIVSSLIFALVLATLVHNWFIQPMIVPTGSMENTIKIGDALFVEKVSYGARVPVTPIGIPFSEFINRNAFVDKARLPYMRLPGFRDLKSNDIVVFNYPTDSVYTAIDRKDAYVKRLVGMPGETIEISNGILYVNGKKFQPKLDAYVQHAYKVTSKVQLSPSILYQEYGLIPSDYNVTQEGNEFVYYFAALSDQHVTSLKGNSNITSVEPYLMPKGKKTERIRYGNQIDSTYTIFPVNKNWNEDNYGKLYIPKKGDIVEINKETLPQYINVIRKYEKNSLKVDSTNGKYDIFINDQKTNKYEIQQDYFFMMGDNRNQSLDARFFGYVPEDHIIGRPILIWANMNGMFEDAPQKFIWSRFFTTINNDNPNKTSYGIYVLIAFIGWIGYDIWKARKEKQKNKY; encoded by the coding sequence ATGTCACTAATCATTTATTGGATTATAGGTTTCATTCTTTATAATATTCTATTTGGAGCCGGAACTTGGAAATTATTCAAAAATGCAGGTAAACCCGCATGGTCAGCCTTTATTCCATTTCTTAACATCTGGAACGGATTGCAAATTATCCAACGCCCGAAATGGTGGATTATATTATTTTATCTACCGATTGTAGGGACAATTTTCTGGCTAGTACTTTATGTAGATTTAGCGGATTCTTATGGTAAAATCGAATTGAAAGATAAAATCATTATGGTTTTAACTTTAGGATTATACATTTTTGCCATCAACTATCAAGATCATCCAAAATATTTAGGTCCAGAGAAACGTACTTCAACAATTGTCTCTTCACTTATTTTCGCTTTGGTATTAGCAACTTTAGTTCACAATTGGTTCATTCAGCCTATGATTGTACCAACAGGATCGATGGAAAATACCATCAAAATTGGAGATGCTTTATTTGTTGAAAAAGTAAGTTATGGAGCACGTGTACCTGTAACGCCTATTGGTATTCCCTTTTCAGAGTTTATCAATCGTAATGCATTCGTGGATAAAGCACGTTTGCCTTATATGCGTTTACCTGGTTTCAGAGATTTAAAATCAAATGATATTGTTGTATTCAACTACCCAACCGATTCGGTTTACACAGCTATTGATCGTAAAGATGCATATGTGAAACGTCTTGTAGGGATGCCTGGTGAAACGATAGAAATTAGTAATGGAATTTTATATGTTAATGGTAAAAAATTCCAACCTAAATTGGATGCATATGTTCAACATGCTTACAAAGTCACTTCTAAAGTTCAATTATCGCCTTCAATTTTATATCAAGAGTATGGTTTAATACCATCAGACTATAATGTAACACAAGAAGGAAACGAATTTGTATATTATTTCGCTGCATTATCTGATCAACATGTAACTTCTCTTAAAGGAAACTCAAACATTACATCAGTTGAGCCTTATTTAATGCCAAAAGGGAAGAAAACTGAACGCATCCGTTATGGAAACCAAATCGATAGTACTTATACGATTTTCCCTGTAAATAAAAACTGGAACGAAGATAATTACGGGAAATTATATATCCCGAAAAAAGGAGATATTGTTGAAATCAATAAAGAAACTTTACCTCAATACATCAATGTAATTCGTAAGTACGAAAAGAACAGTCTAAAAGTAGATTCTACCAATGGTAAATACGATATTTTCATTAACGATCAAAAAACAAATAAGTACGAAATCCAACAGGATTATTTCTTTATGATGGGAGACAACAGAAACCAATCCTTAGATGCACGTTTCTTTGGTTACGTTCCTGAAGATCATATCATTGGTCGACCAATTTTAATTTGGGCTAATATGAATGGAATGTTTGAAGATGCCCCTCAAAAATTCATTTGGAGCCGTTTCTTTACAACGATCAACAATGATAATCCTAACAAAACTTCATACGGAATTTATGTCTTAATTGCTTTTATAGGATGGATTGGATATGATATTTGGAAAGCAAGAAAAGAAAAACAAAAAAATAAATATTAG
- a CDS encoding WbqC family protein — MKNTFPAFYFGPIDYYADMVKSETIEIEVCENFQKQTYRNRCNILGANGKLPLTIPMHHDGSRNMKDIKPSYDHNWQKEHFKSLRSAYLSSPYFEYYEDEIATFYDRKEKFLLDLNLRTIEFILSKLKIDTTVTHTSSFQVLETDFDFRNKYSAKKEPAIHFPEYVQVFDEKFGFTPGLSILDILFSEGPHAAIYLKNL; from the coding sequence ATGAAAAATACATTTCCAGCTTTTTACTTTGGACCGATTGATTACTATGCTGATATGGTAAAAAGTGAAACGATTGAGATCGAAGTATGTGAAAATTTTCAGAAACAGACTTATCGTAACCGATGCAATATTTTAGGTGCAAATGGAAAATTACCATTAACCATTCCAATGCATCATGATGGTTCGCGTAACATGAAAGACATCAAACCATCTTACGATCACAATTGGCAAAAAGAACATTTCAAGTCATTACGTTCGGCGTATTTAAGCTCTCCTTATTTCGAATACTACGAAGATGAGATCGCAACATTCTATGATCGAAAAGAGAAATTCTTATTGGATCTGAATTTACGCACAATTGAATTTATTTTATCGAAATTAAAAATCGATACAACGGTAACCCATACCTCATCATTTCAAGTGTTAGAAACTGATTTTGATTTCCGAAATAAATACAGTGCTAAAAAAGAACCTGCGATCCACTTCCCTGAATATGTTCAAGTATTTGATGAAAAATTTGGATTCACACCAGGATTAAGCATCTTGGATATTTTATTTAGTGAAGGACCTCACGCTGCAATCTATTTGAAAAATTTATAA
- a CDS encoding S8 family serine peptidase: MKKLVLALSFAFSIGFAQAQSVEVPKESWYHADIETTGVYGVNTEKALEFLKNKKRKPQNLVVGVLDSGVEHFHEDLKANMWVNKKEIPGNGIDDDKNGYIDDVHGWSFLGTAKGINYNDDSVELTRIYKKLAEKYETYDQQKNHDAIVKNPTEYAEFLNLKKEYLGAVGKAKYNQQVAQARLNAIEPGLNKMVLEFGDTKLSKDIIAKYQPTDSQIIESLWIFGELKEEQWVGKTMKQVADSYLGMARRQAKGDALTSHYNLDLVDRKDVDNPNDLKERYYGNNDSNGPESSHGTHVAGIISAVRGNKIGNEGTSGGNHVKIMSVRTVPNGDERDKDVANAIYYAVDNGAKILNMSFGKAYSPNKEIVWDAFKYAADKGVLIVKAAGNSNEDIDQHIHYPTNFKEDGTVVSNAVLTVGASTRLADKLKAGFSNYGKKSVDVFGPGAEIYATYPGGDQYRFLNGTSMASPAVAGVAALVWSHYPKLSASDIRTILMETVNKNEQLKDISVAGGVVDAYKAVQRAEEIYKQRKLK, encoded by the coding sequence ATGAAAAAATTAGTTTTAGCATTATCGTTCGCTTTCTCTATTGGTTTTGCTCAAGCTCAATCAGTGGAAGTACCAAAAGAATCTTGGTATCATGCCGATATTGAAACTACTGGTGTTTACGGAGTAAATACAGAAAAAGCCTTAGAATTTTTAAAAAATAAAAAGAGAAAACCACAAAACTTAGTGGTTGGTGTATTAGATTCTGGTGTGGAACATTTTCACGAGGATTTAAAAGCCAACATGTGGGTAAATAAAAAAGAAATTCCAGGAAATGGAATCGATGACGACAAAAACGGATACATTGATGATGTACATGGTTGGTCTTTCTTAGGAACAGCGAAAGGAATCAACTACAATGATGATAGTGTTGAGTTAACGCGTATTTATAAAAAATTAGCGGAGAAATATGAGACATATGATCAACAAAAAAATCATGATGCCATCGTTAAAAATCCAACAGAATATGCTGAATTCTTAAACCTTAAAAAGGAATATTTAGGCGCTGTTGGAAAAGCAAAATACAACCAACAAGTTGCTCAAGCTCGTTTAAATGCAATTGAGCCAGGGTTAAATAAAATGGTATTAGAATTTGGCGATACAAAATTGTCTAAAGACATCATTGCAAAATATCAACCAACAGATTCTCAAATCATCGAATCGTTATGGATTTTTGGTGAATTAAAAGAAGAACAATGGGTAGGTAAAACCATGAAACAGGTAGCTGATTCTTACTTAGGAATGGCACGTCGTCAAGCAAAAGGTGATGCATTAACATCTCACTATAACTTAGATTTAGTGGATCGTAAAGATGTAGATAATCCAAATGATTTAAAAGAGAGATACTATGGGAACAACGATTCTAATGGACCTGAGTCTTCACACGGTACACACGTAGCAGGAATTATCTCAGCAGTTCGCGGGAACAAAATCGGAAACGAAGGGACATCAGGTGGAAACCACGTAAAAATTATGTCAGTTCGTACAGTTCCAAATGGAGACGAACGTGATAAAGATGTTGCCAATGCAATTTACTATGCTGTTGATAATGGAGCTAAAATTTTAAACATGTCTTTTGGAAAAGCTTATTCTCCAAATAAAGAAATCGTATGGGATGCATTTAAATATGCAGCCGATAAAGGTGTTTTAATTGTTAAAGCAGCAGGAAACAGCAACGAAGATATTGATCAACACATCCACTACCCTACGAACTTTAAAGAGGATGGAACAGTAGTATCAAATGCCGTATTAACGGTTGGTGCTTCTACTCGCTTGGCGGATAAATTAAAAGCAGGATTCTCTAACTATGGAAAAAAATCAGTAGATGTTTTTGGACCAGGAGCAGAAATTTATGCTACTTATCCAGGAGGTGACCAATATCGTTTCTTAAACGGAACTTCTATGGCTTCTCCTGCAGTAGCGGGTGTAGCAGCATTAGTTTGGTCACATTATCCGAAATTATCAGCATCTGATATCCGTACTATTTTAATGGAAACCGTTAACAAAAATGAGCAATTAAAAGATATTTCTGTTGCTGGTGGTGTTGTTGACGCATACAAAGCAGTTCAACGTGCTGAAGAAATTTACAAACAACGAAAATTAAAATAA